A genomic window from Emys orbicularis isolate rEmyOrb1 chromosome 8, rEmyOrb1.hap1, whole genome shotgun sequence includes:
- the LOC135882522 gene encoding heme-binding protein 2-like — protein MIKSFKQTFLSLELQSPRWSSAEIAVQDYELRHYETAKWASTVIQGETQKEALRQGFWKLFYYIQGKNEKEMKIEMTVPVTCLVKSGCTDFKVSFFVPFEHQDSPPQPTDPDVFIEERKGEAIFVRSFGGFASPEKYAEEAQALARILKNVGQSFHEDFYYTAGYDSPFKLFNRHNEVWYFKK, from the exons ATGATCAAGTCCTTCAAACAGACATTTTTGTCGCTGGAGCTGCAGTCACCCAGGTGGAGCTCAGCAGAGATCGCG GTGCAAGATTACGAGCTGCGTCACTACGAGACGGCCAAATGGGCTAGCACAGTAATTCAGGGAGAGACGCAAAAGGAGGCATTGCGCCAGGGCTTCTGGAAGCTCTTCTACTACATTCAGGGGAAGAATGAGAAAG AGATGAAGATTGAGATGACTGTGCCGGTGACGTGCCTGGTGAAATCTGGTTGCACAGACTTCAAGGTCTCATTCTTTGTGCCATTCGAGCATCAAGACTCCCCGCCACAGCCCACAGACCCAGATGTCTTCATTGAGGAGCGGAAGGGAGAGGCCATCTTTGTCAG GTCCTTTGGTGGGTTTGCCTCTCCAGAGAAGTATGCTGAGGAAGCCCAGGCACTGGCCAGAATCCTAAAGAATGTGGGTCAGTCATTCCATGAAGACTTCTATTATACTGCTGGCTATGACAGTCCCTTCAAGCTCTTCAATAGGCACAATGAAGTGTGGTATTTCAAGAAATAA